A stretch of Malus sylvestris chromosome 11, drMalSylv7.2, whole genome shotgun sequence DNA encodes these proteins:
- the LOC126588437 gene encoding THO complex subunit 3, translating into MAETEEPAIPFKNLSSREYQGHKKKVHSVAWNCTGTKLASGSVDQTARVWHVEPHGHGKAKDIELKGHTDSVDQLCWDPKHADLIATASGDKTVRLWDARSGKCAQLAELSGENINITYKPDGTHIAVGNRDDELTILDVRKFKPIHKRKFNYEVNEIAWSTTSEIFFLTTGNGTVEVLAYPSLKPVDTLMAHTAGCYCIAIDPLGRYFAVGSADSLVSLWDISEMLCVKTFPKLESPVRTISFNHTGEYLASASEDLFIDISNLQTGRTVHQIPCRAAMNSVEWNPKSNLLAYAGDDKNKYQTDEGVFRIFGFKSAT; encoded by the exons ATGGCAGAAACGGAGGAACCCGCAATACCCTTTAAGAATCTCAGTAGCAGAGAGTACCAGGGCCACAAGAAGAAA GTGCATTCTGTGGCTTGGAACTGCACGGGGACGAAGCTCGCGTCGGGTTCTGTTGATCAAACTGCTAGGGTTTGGCACGTTGAGCCCCATGGACAT GGTAAGGCTAAAGATATTGAATTGAAGGGGCACACAGATAGTGTGGATCAGCTGTGTTGGGACCCCAAGCATGCTGATTTAATTGCCACTGCCTCTGGGGACAAGACGGTTCGTCTTTGGGATGCTCGGA GTGGAAAATGTGCACAGCTAGCAGAACTTAGTGGGGAGAACATTAACATCACCTATAAACCTGATGGGACGCACATCGCCGTTGGTAATAGG GATGATGAACTAACAATTTTGGATGTTCGGAAGTTTAAGCCAATTCACAAGCGAAAGTTCAATTATGAG GTTAATGAAATTGCTTGGAGCACAACAAGTGAAATTTTCTTCTTGACGACTGGAAACG GTACGGTTGAAGTACTAGCATACCCATCTCTTAAACCAGTTGACACCCTCATGGCTCATACGGCTGGGTGTTATTGCATTGCCATCGACCCACTTGGAAG ATATTTTGCTGTTGGGAGTGCTGATTCCTTGGTGAGCCTGTGGGATATCTCAGAGATGCTCTGTGTGAAAACATTTCCAAAACTTGA ATCGCCTGTGAGGACAATAAGCTTCAACCACACTGGAGAGTATCTTGCATCTGCCAGTGAAGACTTATTCATTGATATA TCAAATTTGCAAACCGGCCGGACAGTACATCAAATTCCATGTAGGGCTGCCATGAACAGCGTTGAGTGGAATCCCAAATCCAATCTACTTGCATATGCTGGAGATGACAAGAACAAATACCAAACCGATGAAG GTGTTTTTAGGATATTTGGCTTCAAAAGTGCAACCTAA
- the LOC126588438 gene encoding uncharacterized protein LOC126588438, with translation MAGMKDAHIVEIPVDEEHQQKLSSALTIISANQHHPLMEISESPGHLLLLKLWRREEDLFARRIAGKESRMDSIRREIFQLCCFFLIFHGFFTTILFTSSVNKSEDHVCPKWWIPSVLSLSTSLVFVFLVQVNLWRYWKVWNQLQMAKGENRALTRSIQELRMKGASFDLSKGPQIGKRMKSSSVEIKWKPLTWCSQYLITICLVCFAGLMFPVSKLMLC, from the coding sequence ATGGCCGGAATGAAAGATGCCCACATTGTCGAAATCCCGGTAGATGAAGAGCATCAGCAGAAGCTCTCGTCCGCCTTGACCATCATTTCCGCAAACCAACACCACCCACTAATGGAAATCTCTGAATCCCCCGGCCATCTCTTGCTCCTCAAGCTCTGGCGAAGGGAAGAAGACCTTTTCGCCAGGCGCATTGCCGGAAAGGAGTCCAGAATGGACTCCATCCGCCGCGAAATCTTTCAGCTCTGCTGCTTTTTCTTGATCTTTCACGGGTTCTTCACCACCATCCTGTTCACGTCTTCGGTTAACAAATCCGAAGACCACGTCTGTCCCAAATGGTGGATACCGAGCGTTTTGTCACTCTCGACCTCTCTtgtatttgtgtttttggtgCAGGTGAATCTTTGGAGGTACTGGAAGGTGTGGAACCAGTTGCAGATGGCCAAGGGCGAGAACAGAGCTCTCACTAGGTCTATTCAAGAGCTGAGGATGAAGGGGGCGAGCTTCGATTTGTCGAAGGGGCCGCAGATCGGGAAGAGGATGAAGAGCTCAAGCGTTGAGATCAAATGGAAGCCACTGACTTGGTGCTCTCAGTATCTCATTACGATCTGCCTTGTTTGCTTTGCAGGTTTGATGTTTCCTGTTTCGAAACTCATGCTCTGCTGA
- the LOC126588436 gene encoding probable amino acid permease 7 isoform X2 — translation MAIQHPLELASNGSCDDDGHPLRTGTLWSCVAHIITAVIGAGVLSLAWSTAHLGWIGGPVSLLCFAIVTYISSFLISDCYRSPDPITGTRNKSYMDAVKVNLNSRKKTWFCGLLLYFSLFGTDIAYVITTATSMRAIQRSNCYHKEGHEASCEYGTSLYMLLFGLVQIVMSQIPDFHNMEWLSVIAAIMSFTYSFIGLGLGFAKVIENGKIQGSLTGVPTSNVADKLWLTFQALGDIAFAYPYSIIVLEIQDTLKSPPPENQTMKKASMIAIFVTTFFYLCCGCFGYAAFGDDTPGNLLTGFGFYEPYWLIDFANACIVLHLVGGYQIFSQPVFAVAERWSRKKYPSSGFVNNFYSIKVPLLPRFQVNPFRLCFRTVYVVSTTAIAMMFPYFNQVLGVLGALNFWPLAIYFPVEMYFVQKKIGAWTKTWVVLRTFSIACFIVTVVGVIGSVEGLISAKLS, via the exons ATGGCTATTCAACACCCTCTTGAGTTAGCTAGTAATGGTTCCTGTGATGATGATGGCCATCCACTAAGAACTG GAACGCTGTGGAGTTGTGTGGCTCATATCATCACTGCTGTGATTGGAGCTGGAGTTTTGTCTTTGGCATGGAGTACTGCTCACCTAGGGTGGATTGGAGGCCCCGTTTCGTTGCTTTGTTTTGCAATTGTCACGTACATTTCTTCCTTCCTCATTTCCGATTGTTACCGGTCTCCTGATCCTATCACCGGGACTCGAAACAAATCTTACATGGATGCTGTGAAAGTGAATCTTAATA GTAGAAAAAAGACCTGGTTTTGTGGTTTACTACTATATTTCAGCTTGTTTGGAACTGATATTGCTTATGTGATTACCACTGCAACCAGTATGAG AGCCATTCAGAGATCAAACTGCTACCACAAAGAAGGGCATGAAGCTTCATGTGAATATGGAACTAGTCTGTATATGCTGCTATTTGGACTTGTCCAGATTGTTATGTCACAAATACCAGATTTCCACAACATGGAATGGCTTTCAGTTATTGCAGCAATCATGTCCTTTACCTACTCCTTCATTGGACTTGGCCTTGGCTTTGCGAAAGTAATAG AAAATGGGAAGATTCAAGGAAGCCTAACAGGAGTTCCAACATCAAATGTTGCTGATAAATTATGGTTAACCTTCCAAGCACTTGGAGACATTGCTTTTGCCTACCCATACTCTATTATTGTTCTTGAAATTCAG GATACTTTGAAGTCCCCTCCACCCGAAAATCAGACAATGAAGAAGGCCTCAATGATTGCCATATTTGTCACAACCTTCTTCTACCTCTGCTGTGGATGCTTTGGATATGCCGCCTTTGGGGATGACACGCCAGGGAACCTCTTGACAGGATTTGGATTCTACGAACCCTACTGGCTCATTGATTTTGCCAATGCTTGCATCGTTCTTCATTTGGTGGGAGGATATCAG ATCTTCAGTCAACCAGTATTTGCAGTTGCTGAGAGATGGTCTAGGAAGAAATACCCGAGCAGTGGATTTGTGAACAACTTTTACTCTATCAAAGTCCCATTGTTACCGAGATTTCAAGTGAATCCCTTCAGGCTTTGTTTCCGTACTGTTTACGTTGTGTCAACTACCGCAATTGCGATGATGTTTCCTTACTTCAACCAGGTTTTGGGAGTTTTAGGGGCCTTGAACTTTTGGCCTTTGGCCATATATTTCCCTGTAGAAATGTACTTTGTACAGAAGAAAATTGGGGCTTGGACAAAAACATGGGTTGTTCTGAGGACATTTAGTATAGCTTGCTTTATTGTGACAGTTGTGGGTGTGATTGGATCAGTTGAAGGACTTATAAGTGCCAAACTGAGCTAG
- the LOC126588439 gene encoding transcription factor MYB80-like has protein sequence MGRIPCCEKDTVKRGQWTPEEDNRLSSYIAQHGTRNWRLIPKNAGLQRCGKSCRLRWTNYLRPDLKHGQFSDAEEQIIVKLHSIVGNRWSLIAARLPGRTDNDVKNHWNTKLKKKLSGMGIDPVTHKPFSHLMAEIATTLEPPQAAHLAEAALGFFKDKMLHLLTKKRIDFQLQHINPTPGNSTATYSNSKQEVKDDTIEKIKIGLSRAMQEQPDMLTSNKPWMDTTGASPGNVTGNCSAFPLPMSGFQYGHSTFGNEGDIGSPWSQSLCAGSTCTAAADQQGQLDDVDDKIEVEENGEESAGGKELRNGSSNIFTSDILLWDLPSDDLMNQMV, from the exons atgggTCGGATTCCATGCTGTGAGAAGGACACTGTGAAAAGGGGGCAGTGGACTCCTGAAGAAGATAACAGGCTCTCTTCCTACATTGCCCAACATGGCACTCGTAACTGGCGCCTCATCCCCAAAAATGCTG GTTTACAAAGATGTGGGAAAAGCTGCAGGCTACGTTGGACAAACTACCTTCGCCCCGACCTTAAGCACGGACAATTCTCCGACGCGGAAGAGCAAATAATTGTTAAGCTCCACTCCATTGTTGGCAACCG ATGGTCGTTGATTGCAGCGCGACTACCTGGCCGCACAGACAACGATGTGAAAAATCACTGGAACACCAAGCTGAAGAAGAAGCTATCAGGCATGGGGATCGATCCCGTCACACACAAACCCTTTTCCCACCTCATGGCCGAGATTGCAACCACACTAGAGCCGCCACAGGCGGCTCACCTTGCAGAAGCAGCACTCGGCTTCTTTAAGGACAAAATGCTCCACCTCCTTACAAAGAAGCGCATCGACTTCCAGCTCCAACACATCAATCCAACGCCGGGAAACAGCACCGCCACGTACAGTAACAGCAAGCAGGAAGTAAAAGACGACACTATCGAAAAGATCAAGATTGGTTTATCTAGGGCAATGCAAGAACAACCAGACATGTTAACCTCAAACAAACCTTGGATGGACACTACTGGAGCATCACCTGGGAACGTCACAGGGAACTGCAGTGCTTTCCCCTTGCCCATGTCTGGATTTCAGTACGGCCATTCTACGTTTGGGAACGAAGGCGATATTGGATCGCCGTGGAGCCAGAGTCTGTGTGCTGGAAGTACGTGCACGGCAGCGGCGGACCAGCAGGGCCAGTTGGATGatgttg ATGACAAAATTGAGgtggaagaaaatggagaggAGTCCGCGGGTGGAAAGGAGCTTAGAAACGGATCATCCAACATATTCACCTCGGATATTCTCTTGTGGGATTTACCATCTGATGATCTAATGAATCAGATGGTTTAA
- the LOC126588436 gene encoding probable amino acid permease 7 isoform X3, producing MAPELPTLLQLLAASRTLWSCVAHIITAVIGAGVLSLAWSTAHLGWIGGPVSLLCFAIVTYISSFLISDCYRSPDPITGTRNKSYMDAVKVNLNSRKKTWFCGLLLYFSLFGTDIAYVITTATSMRAIQRSNCYHKEGHEASCEYGTSLYMLLFGLVQIVMSQIPDFHNMEWLSVIAAIMSFTYSFIGLGLGFAKVIENGKIQGSLTGVPTSNVADKLWLTFQALGDIAFAYPYSIIVLEIQDTLKSPPPENQTMKKASMIAIFVTTFFYLCCGCFGYAAFGDDTPGNLLTGFGFYEPYWLIDFANACIVLHLVGGYQIFSQPVFAVAERWSRKKYPSSGFVNNFYSIKVPLLPRFQVNPFRLCFRTVYVVSTTAIAMMFPYFNQVLGVLGALNFWPLAIYFPVEMYFVQKKIGAWTKTWVVLRTFSIACFIVTVVGVIGSVEGLISAKLS from the exons GAACGCTGTGGAGTTGTGTGGCTCATATCATCACTGCTGTGATTGGAGCTGGAGTTTTGTCTTTGGCATGGAGTACTGCTCACCTAGGGTGGATTGGAGGCCCCGTTTCGTTGCTTTGTTTTGCAATTGTCACGTACATTTCTTCCTTCCTCATTTCCGATTGTTACCGGTCTCCTGATCCTATCACCGGGACTCGAAACAAATCTTACATGGATGCTGTGAAAGTGAATCTTAATA GTAGAAAAAAGACCTGGTTTTGTGGTTTACTACTATATTTCAGCTTGTTTGGAACTGATATTGCTTATGTGATTACCACTGCAACCAGTATGAG AGCCATTCAGAGATCAAACTGCTACCACAAAGAAGGGCATGAAGCTTCATGTGAATATGGAACTAGTCTGTATATGCTGCTATTTGGACTTGTCCAGATTGTTATGTCACAAATACCAGATTTCCACAACATGGAATGGCTTTCAGTTATTGCAGCAATCATGTCCTTTACCTACTCCTTCATTGGACTTGGCCTTGGCTTTGCGAAAGTAATAG AAAATGGGAAGATTCAAGGAAGCCTAACAGGAGTTCCAACATCAAATGTTGCTGATAAATTATGGTTAACCTTCCAAGCACTTGGAGACATTGCTTTTGCCTACCCATACTCTATTATTGTTCTTGAAATTCAG GATACTTTGAAGTCCCCTCCACCCGAAAATCAGACAATGAAGAAGGCCTCAATGATTGCCATATTTGTCACAACCTTCTTCTACCTCTGCTGTGGATGCTTTGGATATGCCGCCTTTGGGGATGACACGCCAGGGAACCTCTTGACAGGATTTGGATTCTACGAACCCTACTGGCTCATTGATTTTGCCAATGCTTGCATCGTTCTTCATTTGGTGGGAGGATATCAG ATCTTCAGTCAACCAGTATTTGCAGTTGCTGAGAGATGGTCTAGGAAGAAATACCCGAGCAGTGGATTTGTGAACAACTTTTACTCTATCAAAGTCCCATTGTTACCGAGATTTCAAGTGAATCCCTTCAGGCTTTGTTTCCGTACTGTTTACGTTGTGTCAACTACCGCAATTGCGATGATGTTTCCTTACTTCAACCAGGTTTTGGGAGTTTTAGGGGCCTTGAACTTTTGGCCTTTGGCCATATATTTCCCTGTAGAAATGTACTTTGTACAGAAGAAAATTGGGGCTTGGACAAAAACATGGGTTGTTCTGAGGACATTTAGTATAGCTTGCTTTATTGTGACAGTTGTGGGTGTGATTGGATCAGTTGAAGGACTTATAAGTGCCAAACTGAGCTAG
- the LOC126588435 gene encoding proteasome activator subunit 4-like translates to MHLYNAWLPPPVAEESKKEKESFSWVVSSVKNSYKPDDPESVYATLKWVSVIDLFVKAKSEVSLEDVTVLVEFGLELFYVSQNKLYAQVRWGNILIKLLNKHRKKLSLKLKWRPLYETLIHTHFTRSTGPEGWRLRQRHFEATTSLVRSCRKFFPPGSAFEIWSEFRSLLENPWHNSSFEGSGFVRLFLPTNLDNQDFFSHDWIKEFFHLWDSIPNCQFWNSQWAAVITRVVKNYKLIDWECYLPALFTRYLNMFEVPVANGSGSYPFSVDVPRYTRFLFSNKTVTPAKAIAKSIVYLLRPGSSAQEHFEKLVNLLEQYYHPSNGGRWTYALERFLLYLVISFRKRLQHEQLSIDKDRHDEQYLGRSERNFFVRVVLKLIDRGQYSKNEHLSETVAAATSILSYVEPTLVLPFVASRFQMALETMTATHQLQIAVTSVAFVGRSLFLTSLSDSAVKSVDPGNGDEFIELLMVSLSNALLGMDANDPPKTLATMQLIGSIFSNMSSLDDNIDELSVMPMIRFSEWLDEFLCRLFSLLLHLEPSSVTNEGLHSSAASGTFLVEDGPYYYCMLEILLGRLSQPLYNQALKKISKFVKTNILPGAIAEVGLLCCACVHSNPEEAVTQLVKPILLSVISSLEGTPATGFGGRGICGASVSTKVKPTISPALETAIDYQLKVLSVAISYGGPVLLRYKDDFKEAILSAFESPSWKVNGAGDHLLRSLLGSLVLYYPIDQYKCVLHHPNAAALEEWISIKDYSNDKPLAVPKWHIPSVEEVEFANELLDLHFRMALDDLSRICETKIHSDPGDEKEHLKVTLLRIDSSLQGVLSCLPDFAPSSRNGTVGHPNHAAFLIAGATGSTVGTTKLREKAADIIHAACNYILEKKSDDSILLILIIRIMDALGNYGSLEYDEWSNHRQAWKLESAAIVEPSVNFINYAHSKGKRRPRWALIDKAFMHSTWRSSQSSYHIYRTNGNFGPPDHVNLLVDNLLNLSLHSYETVRLLAGKSLLKMIKRWPSMISKCVLSLTENLRHPKSPEYAVLGSCAVLATQTVLKHLTMDPKAFSSCILGILSSSHHESLKSQKAINELFVKYNIHFAGVSRSIFRASGNNTEAPDFADLVSQITSMSFDSTGLHWRYNLMANRVLLLLAMSSRNDPTSSSKILSETAGHFLKNLKSQLPQTRILAISALNTLLKESPYKLSAGEQTLPSGNVQGSRKSSLEGELTQIFQEDGFFNETLNSLSHVHIVTDTESASSRGNHGSSFQSLADKSITRFYFDFTASWPRTPTWISLLGSDTFYSNFARIFKRLIQECGMPVLLALKSSLEEFANAKERSKQCVAAEALAGILHSDVDGILVAWDTWILTQLQNIILSQSVESIPEWAACIRYAVTGKGKHGTRVPLLRQPVLDCLATPLPGTVTTTVVAKRYAFLSAALIELSPHTMPLTEVQLHHRLLEELLGSMCHSSAQVREALGVTLSVVCSNIQLYESFNHEHSLEGGKRDVANKFDGKSWVQFLKERASEVLMSIQNTSQSDSLDTTTNISSENGNSNGDSQDAVKWMETLFHFIISSLKSGRVSYLLDVIVGLLSPVISLQETSSKDLSTLAKAAFELLKWRIFWGPHLQEAVSVILSSANDSNWRIRSATLTYLRTFMYRHTFILSSAEKQQIWRTVENLLLDNQVEVREHAAAVLAGLMKGGDEDLAKDFRDKAYTEANTLQRKRKRRTLSSSQSIASIHGAVLALVASVLSAPYDMPSWLPEHVTLLARFSGEPSPVKSTVTKAVAEFRRTHADTWNIQKDSFTEEQLEVLADTSSSSSYFA, encoded by the exons ATGCACCTCTACAATGCATGGCTGCCGCCTCCGGTGGCCGAGGAGtcgaagaaggagaaggagtcATTCTCTTGGGTCGTCTCCTCCGTCAAGAACTCGTACAAACCAGACGATCCTGAATCAGTCTATGCCACTCTCAAATGGGTTTCTGTTATCGACCT TTTCGTCAAGGCGAAAAGTGAAGTATCCTTGGAAGATGTAACTGTTcttgttgaatttggattggaaTTGTTTTATGTATCGCAAAATAAGCTTTATGCCCAG GTTAGATGGGGAAACATCCTAATCAAACTACTCAATAAGCATCGAAAGAAGTTGTCTTTGAAATTAAAATGGCGGCCTTTGTACGAAACATTGATCCATACACATTTCACTAG GAGTACAGGTCCAGAAGGCTGGAGATTGAGACAACGACATTTTGAGGCTACGACTTCTCTTGTTCGGTCTTGCCGGAAGTTCTTCCCACCAGGTTCTGCCTTTGAGATATGGTCCGAGTTTAG ATCTTTATTGGAAAATCCCTGGCATAATTCATCCTTCGAGGGTTCCGGGTTTGTTAGACTGTTTCTTCCTACAAACTTGGACAACCAGGACTTCTTTTCACA TGATTGGATTAAAGAGTTTTTCCACCTCTGGGACTCGATACCCAATTGCCAATTTTGGAACAGTCAATGGGCAGCTGTTATAACTCGTGTTGTAAAGAACTACAAGTTGATTGATTGGGAGTGTTACTTGCCTGCACTTTTCACCAGATACTTAAATATGTTTGAG gTTCCTGTGGCAAATGGAAGTGGATCATATCCATTTTCTGTGGATGTTCCAAGATACACAAGATTCTTGTTCTCCAATAAGACAGTTACCCCAGCAAAGGCCATCGCAAAGTCCATT GTCTATTTGCTAAGGCCAGGTAGCTCAGCACAGgagcattttgaaaaattgGTCAACCTCTTAGAACA ATATTACCATCCTTCTAATGGTGGTCGCTGGACTTATGCATTAGAACGCTTTTTGCTCTATTTGGTAATTTCATTCCGGAAACGCTTACAGCATGAACAACT GAGCATTGATAAAGATAGACATGATGAACAGTACCTAGGAAGATCAGAAAGGAATTTCTTTGTCAGGGTGGTGCTCAAGTTAATTGATCGTGGTCAATATAGCAAGAATGAACATCTTTCTGAAACAGTTGCTGCTGCAACTTCGATTTTGTCTTATGTGGAGCCTACTCTGGTCCTTCCTTTTGTCGCATCTCGCTTCCAAATGGCCTTGGAGACG ATGACTGCCACCCACCAGTTGCAGATTGCAGTGACGTCGGTAGCATTTGTTGGGCGTTCATTGTTCCTCACGTCCCTATCAGATTCTGCAGTAAAATCAGTTGATCCTGGTAATGGTGATGAATTCATTGAGCTTTTGATGGTTTCACTATCCAATGCATTACTTGGTATGGATGCCAATGATCCTCCTAAAACCTTGGCAACAATGCAATTAATTGGCTCTATATTTTCCAAT ATGTCTTCATTGGATGATAATATTGATGAGCTATCTGTCATGCCAATGATTCGGTTTTCTGAATGGTTAGATGAGTTCTTGTGTCGCTTATTTTCCTTACTCTTACACCTGGAACCAAGCAGTGTTAC GAATGAAGGCCTACATTCATCGGCAGCGTCAGGAACTTTTCTAGTTGAGGATGGTCCTTACTACTATTGCATGCTTGAAATCTTGCTCGGGAGACTTTCACAACCTCTCTATAATCAG GCTTTGAAGAAGATCTCCAAGTTTGTGAAGACAAATATTCTTCCAGGGGCAATTGCAGAGGTTGGACTGCTTTGTTGCGCATGTGTTCATTCCAACCCAGAAGAAGCAGTTACTCAACTTGTCAAGCCAATTTTATTGTCTGTTATTTCTTCTTTGGAAGGAACACCAGCTACAGGATTTGGAGGTAGAGGAATATGCGGCGCTTCAGTTTCAACTAAG GTTAAGCCAACAATTTCTCCAGCTCTTGAAACAGCAATCGACTATCAATTAAAAGTATTATCAGTTGCCATAAGTTATGGAGGTCCTGTGCTTCTGCGCTACAAGGATGACTTCAAAGAGGCGATACTTTCTGCTTTTGAGTCCCCATCTTGGAAG gTCAATGGAGCTGGTGATCATCTTCTTCGATCTCTCCTTGGAAGCCTGGTTCTTTATTATCCTATTGATCAGTACAA gtGTGTTTTGCATCATCCAAATGCTGCTGCATTAGAGGAATGGATCAGCATCAAAGATTATTCTAATGATAAACCATTGGCGGTCCCCAAGTGGCATATCCCAAGTGTCGAAGAAGTTGAATTTGCAAATGAACTTTTGGACCTTCATTTTCGGATGGCTTTAGATGATCTTTCGAGAATATGTGAAACTAAAATCCACTCAGATccag GAGATGAGAAAGAGCACTTGAAAGTGACTCTTCTGCGTATAGATTCTTCATTGCAAGGTGTTTTGTCTTGCTTGCCTGACTTCGCCCCATCCTCAAGGAATGGGACTGTTGGACATCCAAATCATGCTGCTTTTCTAATAGCCGGAGCAACAGGTTCAACTGTTGGTACCACTAAATTGCGGGAAAAAGCTGCTGACATTATACATGCAGCCTGCAA TTACATACTAGAGAAGAAATCAGATGATAGCATCCTGTTGATACTCATTATCCGTATTATGGATGCTTTAGGAAACTATG GAAGTTTGGAGTATGATGAGTGGTCAAATCACCGGCAGGCATGGAAACTAGAATCTGCTGCCATTGTAGAACCTTCAGTAAACTTTATAAATTATGCTCATTCGAAGGGGAAGAGAAG GCCGCGGTGGGCACtcattgacaaggcatttaTGCACAGTACATGGAGATCATCACAATCATCTTATCATATATACCGTACTAATGGGAATTTTGGTCCACCAGACCATGTGAATCTTTTGGTGGATAATCTTCTAAATCTCTCATTGCATAGCTATGAAACTGTTCGTTT ACTTGCTGGGAAATCTCTTTTAAAGATGATAAAGAGATGGCCATCTATGATTTCAAAGTGCGTCCTTTCTCTAACAGAGAACTTACGGCACCCCAAGTCACCAGAATATGCAGTGCTAGGTTCATGTGCAGTCCTTGCCACACAGACAGTTCTCAAGCATTTGACAATG GACCCAAAGGCGTTCTCTTCGTGTATTCTTGGAATTCTTTCAAG CTCTCATCATGAATCACTGAAATCCCAGAAAGCAATCAATGAG CTTTTTGTCAAATACAACATTCACTTTGCtggagtatctagaagcattTTCAGGGCATCAGGCAATAATACAGAAGCaccagattttgcagatttggTTTCTCAGATCACTTCTATGAGTTTTGATTCTACTGGCTTGCATTGGAG GTACAATCTGATGGCTAATAGGGTTCTACTCTTGTTGGCTATGTCATCTAGGAATGACCCAACTTCCTCCTCAAAAATTTTGAGTGAAACTGCCG GTCACTTCTTAAAGAATTTAAAAAGTCAGCTTCCTCAGACAAGGATACTTGCAATTTCCGCACTAAATACACTGTTAAAAGAATCACCTTATAAACTGTCTGCTGGGGAACAGACTCTCCCCTCTGGGAATGTGCAAGGAAGTAGAAAGTCATCCCTTGAAGGAGAATTAACCCAAATATTTCAGGAAGATGGTTTTTTCAATGAGACCTTGAACAGTCTTTCTCATGTTCATATTGTTACTGATACTGAAAGCGCATCTTCCAGAGGCAATCATGGAAGTTCTTTTCAGAGCCTCGCAGACAAATCAATCACCcgattttattttgattttaccGCTTCATGGCCACGCACTCCTACTTGGATCTCTTTATTAGGGAGTGACACATTTTACTCAAACTTTGCGAGAATTTTCAAGCGGCTAATACAGGAATGTGGCATGCCTGTTCTATTGGCACTTAAAAGCTCATTAGAGGAGTTTGCAAATGCCAAGGAGAGGTCTAAGCAGTGTGTTGCTGCTGAAGCATTGGCTGGAATATTGCATTCTGATGTTGACGGTATTTTAGTAGCATGGGATACTTGGATTTTGACCCAGTTGCAGAATATTATCTTATCACAATCAGTAGAGTCAATACCTGAGTGGGCAGCCTGTATACGTTACGCTGTTACTGGGAAAGGGAAGCATGGAACAAGAGTTCCTCTTTTGAGGCAACCAGTATTGGATTGTTTGGCCACACCTTTACCTGGAACTGTAACCACTACTGTAGTTGCCAAGCGCTATGCTTTTCTTTCAGCTGCACTTATAGAATTATCTCCACACACAATGCCATTAACTGAAGTACAGCTCCATCATAGACTTCTGGAAGAGCTGCTTGGTAGCATGTGCCATTCATCTGCCCAA GTAAGAGAAGCTTTAGGTGTTACCCTTTCAGTGGTGTGCTCTAACATCCAGCTTTATGAGTCATTTAATCATGAGCATTCACTTGAGGGGGGAAAAAGAGATGTTGCCAACAAATTTGATGGGAAAAGTTGGGTTCAGTTTCTGAAAGAGCGAGCATCTGAAGTGCTGATGAGTATTCAGAATACTTCCCAGTCTGACAGTTTGGATACCACAACAAATATTAGTTCTGAGAATGGGAATTCAAATGGTGATTCACAGGATGCTGTCAAGTGGATGGAGACG CTTTTCCATTTTATCATCTCATCTTTGAAGTCTGGCCGAGTTTCATATCTTCTGGATGTAATTGTGGGACTTCTTTCTCCTGTTATATCCTTACAG gAAACTTCAAGTAAAGATCTGTCAACCTTAGCGAAAGCAGCTTTTGAATTGCTGAAGTGGAGAATTTTCTGGGGACCTCATCTCCAGGAGGCTGTAtctgtgattctttcttctgcCAATGACTCTAACTGGCGAATTAGATCTGCAACACTTACTTATCTGCGAACTTTTATGTATAG GCACACCTTCATCCTCTCAAGTGCAGAGAAGCAGCAAATTTGGAGAACTGTTGAAAATCTACTTTTAGACAACCAAGTTGAG GTGAGAGAGCATGCTGCTGCAGTTTTAGCAGGCCTAATGAAGGGTGGGGATGAAGATCTTGCTAAAGACTTTCGCGATAAAGCTTATACCGAAGCTAATACTCTTCAGAGGAAGAGAAAACGCAG AACATTGAGCTCAAGCCAGTCCATAGCTTCTATTCACGGTGCTGTACTTGCTTTGGTGGCTTCCGTGTTGTCAGCCCCTTATGATATGCCCAG TTGGTTGCCGGAGCACGTCACTTTACTTGCTCGTTTTAGTGGAGAGCCATCGCCGGTGAAATCTACGGTTACAAAAGCAGTTGCAGAGTTTCGACGTACCCATGCTGATACATGGAATATTCAGAAAGATTCATTTACTGAAGAGCAACTTGAG GTTCTGGCTGATACGTCGTCTTCATCGTCGTATTTCGCATGA